TCTGTCGAGCGATCTCAAGGGCAAGAGGGTCGGTATTCCCAGGGAATATCGTCCCGATGGGCTGAACGCCGAAATCTCCGCGATGTGGGATCGCGGTATCGCCTGGTTGCAGGATGCGGGCGCGGAGGTGGTCGACGTGTCGCTGCCGCATACCCAATATGCGCTGCCGACCTATTATATCATCGCGCCTGCCGAAGCGTCGTCCAACCTCGCCCGCTATGACGGCGTGCGGTACGGCCAGCGCGACCTGCCCGATGGGGCCGGTTTGCAGGACATGTATGCCGCGACCCGCGCCGCCGGGTTCGGGCCGGAGGTCAAGCGCCGCATCATGATCGGCACCTATGTGCTGTCGGCAGGTTTCTACGACGCCTATTATACGCAGGCGCAGAAGGTTCGGGCGCTGATCGCGCGCGATTTCGAGCAGGCCTTCGAAAAATGCGACCTGCTGCTGACGCCGACCGCGCCGAGCGCGTCCTTCGCGCTGGGCCAGAAGCAGGACGATCCGCTCGCCATGTATCTGAACGACGTCTTCACGGTTCCCGCTTCCCTGGCCGGGCTGCCCGCGATGGCGGTGCCGGGCGGGCTGGATTCGGCCGGGCTGCCGATCGGCCTCCAGATCATCGGCAAGGCGCTGGACGAACAGACCGTGCTGAACGCGGGCCTGGCAATCGAGGAACGCGCCGGTTTCAACGCGCGCCCGGACAAGTGGTGGTAATATGACTGAATCAACCTATCGCATCCAGGGCGCAACCGGCGAGTGGGAGGTCGTGATCGGCCTGGAAGTCCATGCGCAGGTGACCTCGAACGCCAAGCTGTTTTCGGGCGCGGCCACGGCGTTCGGCGCGGAACCGAACACGCAGGTCAGCCTGGTCGATGCGGCCATGCCCGGCATGTTGCCCGTGCCGAACCAGGAATGCATCCGTCAGGCAGTGCGCACCGGCATGGCGATCGACGCGCAGATCAACAAATGGTCGCGGTTCGATCGCAAGAACTATTTCTACGCCGATCTGCCGCAGGGCTATCAGATCAGCCAGCTCTATCACCCGATCGTGGGCGAAGGGCAGATCGAGATCGTGCTGGATGAGAAGAACCCGGAAACCAGCACCAAGGTGATCGGCGTCGAGCGCATCCATGTCGAGCAGGATGCGGGCAAGCTGATGCACGACCAGCATCCCACCAGTTCCTATGTCGACCTCAACCGGTCGGGCGTGGCGCTGATGGAGATCGTGTCGAAGCCGGACATGCGCTCGCCCGCCGAAGCAGGCGCTTATCTGGCGAAGCTGCGCACGATCCTGCGCTATGTCGGATCGTGCGACGGCAATATGGACCAGGGGTCGATGCGCGCCGACGTGAACGTGTCGGTCCGCAAGCCGGGCGCAGAGTTTGGGACGCGCACGGAAACGAAGAACGTCAATTCGGTGCGCTTCGTCATGGCCGTGGTCGAGCATGAAGCGAACCGCCAGGTCGACGTGCTGGAGGCGGGTGGCAAGATCGTGCAGGAAACGCGCCTCTACGACCCTGACCGCAACGAAACGCGGTCGATGCGGTCGAAGGAGGATGCGCACGACTATCGCTACTTCCCCGATCCCGACCTGTTGCCGCTGGAACTGGACGACGCGTTTCTGGAAGCATGCCGCGCGTCGCTGCCCGAACTGCCCGACGTGAAGCGCAAGCGGTATGAGCAGGCGTTGGGCCTGTCCGCCTACAACGCCGCGACGCTGACCGCCGACGCCGATACGGCGCGCTGGTTCGAGACGCTGGTGGCGGAAGCCGCGCGCATCCAGGGCAAGAGTGAAAGCGACGTCGCCAAGGCGTCGGCCAACTGGCTGCTGTCGGAACTCTATGGCGCGCTCAACCGGTTGGGCAAGACGCTGGACAGCAGCCCGGTCGGCCCGACCGATGGCGCGGAACTGCTGGCGCTGGTCGCCGATGGCACGATCAGCGGCACGATCGCCAAGCAGGTGTTCGAGATCATGCTCGAAACCGGCGACAAGCCGGCCAAGATCGTCGAGGAAAAGGGCCTGAAGCAGACCTCAGATACCGGCGCGATCGAGGCGGCGGTGGCCAAGGTGCTGGCGGACAATGGCGACAAGGTCGAGCAGTATCGCGGCGGCAAGGAAGCGCTGTTCGGCTTCTTCGTAGGGCAGACGATGAAGGCGATGCAGGGCAAGGCCAATCCGCAGGTCGTCAATGAACTGGTGAAGAAGGCGCTGGCTGGCTGAGTTGCTGCGTCATCGATAGGAAGGAAAAAGGGGAGCGGCTCAATCGGGCCGCTCCCTTTTTCGTGTGGGTGTATCGCTTGGCTGACCGGGA
This window of the Sphingobium sp. CR2-8 genome carries:
- the gatB gene encoding Asp-tRNA(Asn)/Glu-tRNA(Gln) amidotransferase subunit GatB, coding for MTESTYRIQGATGEWEVVIGLEVHAQVTSNAKLFSGAATAFGAEPNTQVSLVDAAMPGMLPVPNQECIRQAVRTGMAIDAQINKWSRFDRKNYFYADLPQGYQISQLYHPIVGEGQIEIVLDEKNPETSTKVIGVERIHVEQDAGKLMHDQHPTSSYVDLNRSGVALMEIVSKPDMRSPAEAGAYLAKLRTILRYVGSCDGNMDQGSMRADVNVSVRKPGAEFGTRTETKNVNSVRFVMAVVEHEANRQVDVLEAGGKIVQETRLYDPDRNETRSMRSKEDAHDYRYFPDPDLLPLELDDAFLEACRASLPELPDVKRKRYEQALGLSAYNAATLTADADTARWFETLVAEAARIQGKSESDVAKASANWLLSELYGALNRLGKTLDSSPVGPTDGAELLALVADGTISGTIAKQVFEIMLETGDKPAKIVEEKGLKQTSDTGAIEAAVAKVLADNGDKVEQYRGGKEALFGFFVGQTMKAMQGKANPQVVNELVKKALAG